Proteins encoded in a region of the Pigmentiphaga litoralis genome:
- a CDS encoding sugar phosphate isomerase/epimerase family protein, with product MRNFSDSHEWLSINTATLRRQEGREVPLLDILDQCAKQGVRAISPWRDQVAAAGLAATSRAVRSHGMALSGYCRGGMFTYTDAPGHLAARSDNRRAVDEAAELNAACLVLVVGGLPGALAGKAAYTDITRARAQVEEGIAELLEYAKGAHMPVAIEPLHPMYAADRACVNTMEQALDICDRLDPGKTGALGVAVDVYHVWWDPKLREQIARAGKSRLLAFHVCDWMTPTTDLLNDRGMPGDGVIDIPLIRGWVEAQGFAGYSEVEIFSQDNWWKRPGAETLATCIERHRSAV from the coding sequence ATGCGCAATTTTTCCGACAGCCATGAATGGCTTTCCATCAACACCGCCACCCTGCGCCGGCAGGAAGGCCGCGAGGTGCCACTGCTGGACATCCTGGACCAATGCGCCAAGCAAGGCGTGCGGGCCATTTCACCCTGGCGCGACCAGGTGGCGGCAGCGGGACTGGCGGCCACGTCGCGCGCCGTCCGTTCCCATGGCATGGCCTTGTCGGGCTATTGCCGGGGCGGCATGTTCACGTACACCGACGCCCCAGGCCACCTGGCGGCGCGATCCGACAACCGGCGGGCCGTCGATGAAGCCGCCGAATTGAACGCGGCTTGCCTGGTGCTGGTGGTGGGCGGGCTGCCGGGCGCACTGGCCGGCAAGGCGGCCTACACCGACATCACGCGCGCCCGCGCGCAGGTCGAAGAAGGCATCGCCGAACTGCTGGAGTACGCCAAGGGCGCGCACATGCCCGTCGCCATCGAACCCCTGCACCCCATGTATGCGGCCGACCGCGCCTGCGTCAACACGATGGAACAGGCCCTGGATATCTGCGATCGCCTGGACCCGGGCAAGACGGGTGCGCTGGGCGTGGCGGTCGATGTCTATCACGTGTGGTGGGACCCGAAGCTGCGCGAACAGATCGCCCGTGCCGGCAAGTCGCGTCTGCTGGCCTTTCACGTGTGTGACTGGATGACGCCCACCACCGACTTGTTGAATGACCGCGGCATGCCGGGCGACGGTGTCATTGATATTCCGTTGATCCGCGGCTGGGTCGAAGCGCAGGGATTCGCGGGCTACAGCGAAGTCGAGATCTTTTCGCAAGACAACTGGTGGAAGCGTCCGGGCGCCGAGACCCTGGCCACCTGCATCGAACGGCATCGCAGCGCGGTTTGA
- a CDS encoding TetR family transcriptional regulator: MTSDVTADPRQRSRDADRTQAEILLAARDEFAEYGLGGARVDRIAERAKVNKRLIYYYFQNKEALFLAVLEAAYDDIRAAERKLHLEHLSPADAVRKLTEFTWEYYLAHPEFITLLNSENLHRARHLAQSDNVQNVNSPLIETLAGILERGRAAGVFRGGVDPVQLYVSIAALSYFYLSNNHTLSSAFGRDLLSAKAKAERISHINEVIMGYILRD; encoded by the coding sequence ATGACCAGCGACGTCACGGCAGACCCCCGTCAGCGATCGCGCGACGCCGATCGCACCCAGGCAGAAATCCTGCTGGCCGCCCGCGATGAATTTGCCGAATACGGCCTGGGCGGCGCGCGCGTCGACCGCATCGCCGAACGCGCCAAGGTCAACAAACGGCTGATCTACTACTACTTCCAGAACAAGGAAGCCTTGTTCCTGGCCGTGCTGGAAGCCGCCTACGACGACATCCGCGCCGCCGAGCGCAAGCTCCACCTGGAACACCTGTCGCCGGCCGACGCGGTGCGCAAGCTGACCGAATTCACGTGGGAGTATTACCTCGCCCACCCCGAATTCATCACGCTGCTCAATAGCGAAAACCTGCACCGCGCGCGGCATCTGGCGCAGTCCGACAACGTGCAGAACGTCAACTCGCCCCTGATCGAAACGTTGGCCGGCATCCTGGAACGGGGCCGTGCGGCAGGCGTGTTCCGGGGCGGTGTGGACCCCGTGCAGCTGTATGTGTCCATCGCGGCCCTGTCCTATTTCTACCTGTCGAACAACCACACCCTGTCGTCCGCCTTCGGCCGCGACCTGCTGTCCGCGAAGGCCAAGGCCGAACGCATCTCGCACATCAACGAAGTGATCATGGGGTATATCCTGCGGGATTGA
- a CDS encoding VOC family protein — translation MIDHLDHLVLTCTDPDATIAFYTGVLGMQLETFRGGRQAFRFGNQKINLHVRGSEFEPKAHLPVPGALDLCFIADRPLDDVIAALNAAGATIIDGPVERTGATSRIRSVYLRDPDLNLIEISELMA, via the coding sequence ATGATCGATCACCTCGACCACCTGGTGCTGACCTGCACCGACCCCGACGCCACCATCGCGTTCTACACCGGCGTGCTCGGCATGCAGCTTGAAACGTTCCGCGGCGGCCGCCAGGCTTTCCGCTTCGGCAATCAGAAGATCAACCTGCACGTCCGTGGCAGCGAGTTCGAACCCAAGGCGCATTTGCCCGTGCCCGGCGCGCTGGACCTCTGCTTTATTGCCGACCGCCCGCTGGACGACGTGATCGCCGCCCTGAACGCGGCCGGTGCGACCATTATTGATGGCCCGGTCGAACGCACCGGCGCCACGTCCCGCATCCGGTCGGTGTATCTGCGCGATCCGGACCTGAATCTGATCGAGATTTCGGAACTGATGGCGTGA
- a CDS encoding Hsp70 family protein yields the protein MMSTACGVDFGTSNSTVGWSRPGHPALLDLEQGKPTLPSAIFFHDEDAEISYGRAALADYLAGYDGRLMRSMKSLLGSSLMEGHTEVQGRALPFRTLLAKFIGELKHRAESAAGRRFDSAVLGRPVFFVDDDPVADDLAQTTLAEIAASVGFKHIEFQFEPMAAAFHYESQIDREELVLVVDIGGGTSDFSVIRLGPDRATKLERRDDILANGGVHIGGVDFDKYLSLATVMPRFGLGSKLTSGKDVPSTQFNNLACWHTINLAYSRKAWAHLNDIYGEAAEKDKLALLLGMVKERSGHWLAMQVEEAKIELSDAGQAVIDLSRVAPGQSVDVTRAVFDKAVGHLVDKVEVTVQDVLRKAGVAPADIDTVFFTGGSSRLPLLRERLSAVVPSARSVEGDVFGSIGAGLALDAMRKFN from the coding sequence ATGATGTCTACCGCATGCGGCGTCGACTTTGGCACGTCCAATTCCACCGTGGGATGGAGCCGGCCAGGACACCCGGCCCTGCTCGACCTGGAGCAAGGCAAGCCGACGCTCCCTTCCGCCATCTTCTTCCATGATGAAGACGCCGAAATCAGCTACGGCCGCGCCGCGCTGGCCGATTACCTGGCCGGTTACGACGGGCGGCTGATGCGGTCCATGAAGAGCCTGCTGGGCAGCTCGCTCATGGAAGGCCATACCGAAGTCCAGGGCCGTGCCCTGCCCTTTCGCACCCTGCTGGCCAAGTTCATTGGCGAACTGAAGCACCGCGCGGAATCCGCCGCGGGCCGCCGCTTTGATAGCGCCGTGCTGGGCCGTCCGGTCTTTTTTGTCGATGACGATCCGGTGGCGGATGATCTGGCGCAGACGACGCTGGCCGAGATCGCGGCGTCGGTCGGCTTCAAGCACATTGAATTCCAGTTTGAACCGATGGCTGCCGCATTCCATTACGAATCGCAGATCGACCGCGAAGAACTCGTGCTGGTCGTCGACATTGGCGGCGGTACGTCGGACTTTTCGGTGATCCGGCTGGGCCCGGACCGCGCGACCAAGCTGGAACGGCGCGACGACATTCTGGCCAACGGCGGTGTGCACATCGGCGGGGTCGACTTCGACAAGTACCTGAGCCTGGCGACCGTCATGCCGCGTTTCGGCCTGGGCAGCAAGCTGACGAGCGGCAAGGACGTGCCGTCGACTCAGTTCAATAATCTGGCCTGCTGGCACACCATCAACCTGGCCTACAGCCGCAAGGCGTGGGCGCACCTGAACGATATCTACGGCGAGGCGGCCGAGAAGGACAAGCTGGCGCTGCTGCTCGGCATGGTCAAGGAACGGTCGGGGCACTGGCTGGCGATGCAGGTCGAAGAAGCCAAGATCGAGCTGTCCGATGCGGGTCAGGCGGTGATCGATCTGTCCCGCGTTGCACCAGGCCAGTCGGTGGACGTGACACGTGCCGTCTTCGACAAGGCGGTCGGACATCTGGTCGACAAGGTGGAAGTGACGGTGCAGGACGTGCTGCGCAAGGCGGGCGTCGCGCCGGCGGACATCGACACGGTGTTCTTTACCGGCGGCTCCAGCCGCCTGCCGCTGTTGCGGGAACGGCTGTCGGCCGTGGTGCCCAGCGCCCGCAGTGTCGAAGGTGACGTGTTTGGAAGCATCGGCGCGGGTCTCGCGCTGGACGCGATGCGCAAGTTCAATTGA
- a CDS encoding AMP nucleosidase, with product MTNSVPLSAPPAHPVEPALPTPWPTESFRDATAAVARLIAIYERNTSWLVASFKDIVAAQAAEAGRVRACYPFIRIRVDTYDSVDSRLSYGHVAEPGVYQATVTQPALFEEYLTEQIKLLIQNHGVAIDVGESDVPIALHFAFPDGTYVEGEQIEALKRPLRDMFDVPDLAITDDAIVNGTWFGNDTSPRPLAPFTAPRIDYSLHRLQHYTATAPTHFQNYVLFTNYQFYVDEFCERARALVGSGEYDALVEPGNRITRHGESEPNRVAVGRLPQMPAYHLVRPNNSGVTLVNIGVGPSNAKTITDHIAVLRPHAWLMLGHCAGLSTSQRLGDYVLAHGYVRDDHVLDADLPTWVPVPPLAEVQVALEQAVEQVAGLSGWELKRIMRTGTVATIDNRNWELREQLEPVQRFAQSRAIALDMESATIAANGFRFRVPYGTLLCVSDKPLHGELKLPGMASAFYRRQVGQHLDIGIRALELLREMPPERLHSRKLRNFMETAFQ from the coding sequence ATGACTAATTCCGTTCCGCTTTCCGCCCCGCCCGCTCATCCTGTCGAGCCAGCACTGCCCACTCCCTGGCCTACCGAATCCTTTCGCGACGCGACCGCTGCCGTGGCGCGGCTGATCGCCATCTACGAGCGCAACACGTCGTGGCTCGTGGCGTCGTTCAAGGACATCGTGGCCGCCCAAGCCGCCGAGGCCGGGCGCGTACGGGCCTGCTACCCCTTCATCCGCATCCGTGTCGACACCTACGATTCGGTGGACTCGCGCCTGTCGTACGGCCACGTGGCTGAACCCGGCGTCTACCAGGCCACCGTCACGCAGCCAGCCTTGTTCGAGGAATACCTGACGGAGCAGATCAAGCTGCTGATCCAGAACCATGGCGTGGCCATCGATGTGGGCGAGTCGGACGTGCCGATCGCTCTGCACTTTGCCTTTCCCGATGGTACGTATGTGGAGGGCGAGCAGATCGAGGCGCTGAAGCGGCCGCTGCGTGACATGTTCGACGTGCCCGATCTGGCGATTACCGATGACGCGATCGTGAACGGCACGTGGTTTGGCAATGACACGTCGCCGCGCCCCCTGGCGCCGTTTACCGCGCCGCGGATCGATTATTCCTTGCATCGCTTGCAGCACTACACGGCCACGGCGCCCACGCATTTCCAGAACTACGTGCTGTTCACCAACTACCAGTTCTATGTGGACGAATTCTGCGAACGGGCGCGCGCGCTGGTGGGTAGCGGCGAGTACGACGCACTGGTGGAGCCCGGCAATCGCATCACGCGTCATGGCGAAAGCGAGCCGAATCGGGTCGCGGTGGGGCGGCTGCCGCAGATGCCGGCGTATCACCTGGTGCGCCCCAATAATTCCGGCGTGACACTGGTCAACATTGGCGTCGGGCCATCCAACGCCAAGACGATTACGGATCATATTGCCGTACTGCGTCCGCATGCCTGGCTGATGCTGGGGCATTGCGCCGGTCTGAGCACGTCGCAGCGCTTGGGCGACTATGTGCTGGCGCATGGCTACGTGCGTGACGATCACGTGCTGGATGCGGACTTGCCGACCTGGGTGCCCGTGCCGCCCCTGGCCGAAGTGCAGGTCGCACTGGAACAGGCGGTGGAACAGGTGGCTGGACTGTCCGGGTGGGAACTGAAGCGCATCATGCGGACCGGCACCGTGGCGACGATCGACAACCGGAATTGGGAATTGCGCGAGCAGCTGGAGCCGGTGCAGCGCTTTGCGCAGTCACGCGCGATCGCGCTGGACATGGAGTCGGCAACGATTGCTGCGAACGGCTTCCGTTTCCGGGTGCCCTACGGGACGCTGCTGTGCGTGTCCGACAAGCCGCTGCACGGCGAACTGAAGCTGCCGGGGATGGCAAGCGCCTTCTATCGCCGGCAGGTCGGACAGCATCTGGATATCGGGATTCGCGCGCTGGAACTGCTGCGCGAAATGCCGCCCGAACGGCTGCATTCACGCAAGCTGCGCAACTTCATGGAAACGGCGTTTCAGTGA
- the secG gene encoding preprotein translocase subunit SecG, with product MSVLFTVLLVVQVISAITIIVLVLLQQGKGADMGSAFGGGSAGSLFGATGAANFLSRATKWAAVVFFVTTAGLAYLGRPAASVAPQGGVMDAVPTDRSVPSVPGLPRPPVPGNDNSVPVAPTAPAAPATPAAPATRS from the coding sequence ATGTCTGTTTTGTTTACCGTCCTGCTGGTCGTGCAGGTCATTTCCGCCATCACCATCATCGTCCTGGTGCTCCTGCAACAGGGCAAGGGCGCCGACATGGGCTCGGCATTCGGCGGCGGCTCCGCAGGCAGCCTGTTCGGCGCGACCGGCGCAGCGAACTTCCTGTCACGCGCCACCAAGTGGGCCGCGGTCGTCTTCTTCGTCACCACCGCTGGCCTGGCCTACCTTGGCCGCCCGGCCGCATCCGTTGCGCCTCAAGGCGGCGTGATGGACGCCGTCCCGACCGACCGTTCCGTGCCTTCGGTTCCCGGTTTGCCCCGTCCGCCGGTCCCCGGTAACGACAACTCGGTCCCGGTTGCACCGACCGCGCCTGCAGCGCCAGCCACACCCGCTGCACCCGCAACGCGCAGCTAA
- the tpiA gene encoding triose-phosphate isomerase: MTTTQQNIRRLVLGNWKMHGELAANAQLLSAIRSGWNQSSNAAACDVGVCVPFPYLSQAESALHGSDIAWGAQDISRFDKGAYTGEVSGTMLADFGCRYVLVGHSERRSMHAESSDVVADKAKAALAAGLTPVVCIGESLEERESGRFLDVIHAQLAPVLALGSEAVSRMVLAYEPVWAIGTGKTASPEQAQEVHAAIRAALVAVKCPGVRILYGGSVKAANAATLFAQADIDGGLIGGAALVADEFLRIAEAGASTRSL; encoded by the coding sequence ATGACCACTACTCAGCAGAATATTCGCCGTCTCGTCCTTGGCAACTGGAAAATGCATGGCGAGCTTGCCGCCAACGCGCAGCTCCTGTCCGCTATTCGTTCCGGCTGGAACCAGTCTTCGAATGCCGCTGCGTGCGACGTCGGCGTCTGCGTTCCGTTTCCGTACCTGTCGCAAGCCGAATCCGCATTGCACGGATCGGACATCGCCTGGGGCGCGCAAGACATCAGCCGCTTCGACAAGGGCGCCTACACCGGCGAAGTCTCGGGCACCATGCTCGCCGACTTCGGCTGCCGCTATGTGCTCGTGGGCCATTCCGAGCGCCGCAGCATGCATGCCGAATCCAGTGACGTCGTGGCCGACAAGGCCAAGGCTGCCCTGGCCGCCGGCCTGACCCCGGTCGTCTGCATCGGCGAAAGCCTGGAAGAACGCGAAAGCGGCCGCTTCCTTGACGTGATCCACGCGCAGCTTGCTCCCGTGCTCGCCCTGGGCTCCGAAGCCGTCTCGCGCATGGTACTGGCCTATGAACCCGTCTGGGCCATCGGCACCGGCAAGACCGCCAGCCCCGAACAGGCGCAGGAAGTGCACGCCGCGATCCGCGCCGCGCTGGTCGCCGTCAAGTGCCCCGGCGTCCGTATTCTTTATGGCGGCAGCGTCAAGGCAGCCAACGCGGCCACCTTGTTCGCGCAGGCCGACATCGACGGTGGGCTGATCGGCGGTGCCGCCCTGGTCGCCGACGAATTCTTGCGCATCGCCGAGGCGGGCGCGTCAACCCGGAGTCTTTAA
- a CDS encoding NAD(P)H-quinone oxidoreductase yields MIAIEISQPGGPEVLKPVERPIPEPAAGEVLIKVVAAGVNRPDVFQRKGSYPPPPGASDLPGLEVAGVIVGGDAAAAGFKVGDSVCALVNGGGYAEYCVAPAVQCLPIPAGLSMIEAAGLPETYFTVYSNVFMRGRLSGKESFLVHGGASGIGTTAVQMATAMGHATYATVGSDDRVRAVEQLGAVAGINYKTQDFVAEIKRLTDSKGVDVILDMVSGDYIARDLQCLADDGRIVMIATLGGTKAEQLDLNLMMRRRLTLTGSTLRPRDAAFKGSVATALREHVWPLLEAGKLKPIIHATFPLADAAKAHAMMEAGEQVGKIMLTI; encoded by the coding sequence ATGATCGCGATCGAAATCAGCCAGCCCGGCGGACCGGAAGTCCTCAAGCCTGTCGAACGGCCCATTCCCGAACCCGCTGCGGGCGAGGTCCTGATCAAGGTCGTGGCGGCTGGCGTCAATCGCCCCGACGTCTTCCAGCGCAAAGGCAGCTACCCGCCGCCCCCGGGCGCGTCCGATCTGCCCGGCCTGGAAGTCGCCGGCGTCATCGTCGGCGGCGACGCGGCAGCCGCCGGCTTCAAGGTCGGCGATTCGGTCTGCGCCCTGGTCAACGGCGGCGGCTACGCCGAATACTGTGTCGCCCCGGCCGTGCAATGCCTGCCGATACCTGCCGGCCTGTCCATGATCGAAGCCGCCGGCCTGCCCGAAACGTACTTCACCGTGTACAGCAACGTCTTCATGCGCGGTCGCTTGTCCGGCAAGGAAAGCTTCCTGGTGCACGGCGGCGCGAGCGGCATCGGGACCACGGCCGTCCAGATGGCCACGGCCATGGGCCATGCCACCTACGCCACCGTCGGCAGTGACGACCGCGTTCGCGCCGTCGAACAACTGGGCGCCGTGGCCGGTATCAACTACAAGACCCAGGACTTCGTGGCCGAGATCAAGCGCCTGACCGACAGCAAGGGTGTCGACGTCATCCTGGACATGGTGTCCGGCGACTACATCGCCCGCGACCTGCAATGTCTGGCCGATGACGGCCGCATCGTCATGATCGCGACGCTGGGCGGCACCAAGGCCGAACAGCTCGACCTGAACCTGATGATGCGTCGCCGCCTGACCCTGACCGGGTCAACGCTGCGCCCGCGTGACGCCGCCTTCAAGGGCAGCGTCGCCACCGCGCTGCGCGAGCACGTCTGGCCCTTGCTCGAAGCCGGCAAGCTCAAGCCGATCATTCACGCCACCTTCCCTTTGGCCGATGCCGCCAAGGCCCACGCCATGATGGAAGCGGGTGAACAGGTCGGCAAGATCATGCTCACGATCTAG
- a CDS encoding RidA family protein, protein MTTQAQVIEGKATPRGKYPHIKRAGDLLFVSGTSSRRADNSFAGVEVDAMGTTRLDIRAQTRAVIENIRDILATAGASLTDVVEISTFLVDMNDFGGYNEVYGEFFDYTGPARTTVGVHQLPHPHLRIEIKAIAYKPL, encoded by the coding sequence ATGACGACACAAGCGCAGGTCATCGAAGGCAAGGCCACTCCTCGCGGAAAGTATCCGCATATCAAGCGGGCGGGGGATCTCCTGTTCGTGTCGGGGACGAGTTCGCGCCGTGCCGACAATTCGTTTGCTGGTGTGGAAGTGGACGCGATGGGTACGACGCGCCTCGACATTCGCGCACAGACGCGGGCCGTCATCGAGAACATTCGTGACATTCTGGCAACAGCGGGCGCGTCGCTGACCGACGTGGTCGAGATCAGCACCTTCCTCGTCGACATGAATGACTTCGGCGGCTACAACGAGGTGTACGGCGAATTCTTCGACTACACGGGCCCGGCCCGCACCACGGTCGGCGTGCATCAGCTTCCGCATCCTCACCTGCGCATCGAGATCAAGGCGATCGCATACAAACCCCTTTGA
- a CDS encoding amidohydrolase family protein, with translation MKIDMHSHFFPRITQAEAAALDPVRGPWLRVDDGGKSGQIMRADQPFRPVYDALWDVDARLAEMDAQKVDIQVTCSTPIMFGYEYPTERVMPWVQRMNELAIEFCEPTKGRVIALAQVPLQDIDAACREASRAMSIGHHGVQIGNHMGDRDLDDEGLVTFLQHCANEDIPILVHPWDMMGGDRMKQWMLPWLVSMPAETQLGILSLILSGAFERIPESLKICFGHGGGSFAFLLGRVENAWKHRDIVRKDCPKPPSEYVKRFFVDSAVFDPGALRLLADVMGTDRIMLGSDYPFPLGEQQIGQLVADHPDLTDADKKAIWSDNAIDFFNIDVKGVAA, from the coding sequence ATGAAAATCGACATGCATTCCCACTTCTTTCCGCGGATCACGCAGGCCGAAGCCGCCGCCCTGGACCCGGTCCGCGGCCCCTGGCTGCGCGTGGATGACGGCGGCAAGTCCGGCCAGATCATGCGCGCCGACCAGCCCTTCCGCCCCGTGTACGACGCCCTGTGGGACGTGGATGCGCGGCTGGCCGAAATGGATGCGCAGAAAGTGGACATCCAGGTCACGTGTTCGACGCCGATCATGTTCGGCTACGAGTACCCGACCGAGCGTGTCATGCCCTGGGTGCAGCGCATGAACGAACTGGCGATCGAGTTCTGTGAGCCGACCAAAGGCCGCGTGATCGCGCTGGCGCAGGTGCCGCTGCAGGACATTGACGCGGCCTGCCGCGAGGCGTCGCGCGCCATGTCGATCGGCCATCATGGCGTGCAGATCGGCAACCACATGGGCGATCGCGACCTGGATGACGAAGGCCTGGTCACCTTCCTGCAGCACTGCGCCAATGAAGACATTCCTATCCTGGTCCATCCGTGGGACATGATGGGCGGCGACCGCATGAAGCAGTGGATGCTGCCGTGGCTGGTATCCATGCCGGCCGAGACGCAACTGGGCATCCTGTCGCTGATCCTGTCGGGCGCGTTCGAGCGCATTCCCGAATCGCTCAAGATCTGCTTTGGCCATGGCGGCGGCAGCTTTGCCTTCCTGCTGGGCCGCGTGGAAAACGCGTGGAAGCATCGCGACATCGTGCGCAAGGATTGCCCGAAGCCGCCGTCGGAATACGTGAAGCGCTTTTTTGTGGATTCGGCCGTGTTCGATCCGGGCGCGCTGCGCCTGCTGGCCGACGTCATGGGCACCGACCGCATCATGCTGGGCTCGGATTACCCGTTCCCGCTGGGCGAACAGCAGATCGGCCAGCTGGTGGCCGATCACCCGGACCTGACCGACGCCGACAAGAAGGCGATCTGGTCCGACAACGCCATCGACTTCTTCAACATCGACGTAAAGGGCGTTGCCGCCTGA
- a CDS encoding Bug family tripartite tricarboxylate transporter substrate binding protein, which translates to MKFVPSLSRVSRSALSVSLTALSVVAAAPAFAADYPDHAIRLVVPAPPGDGTDILARSIGKVLGERLGQSVVIENRPGAGGGIAADAVAKAAPDGYTLMMGNASSHAVTPGLYKKLSWDPVRDFTPIALVASAPNVLVVNPNLPVRNIQEFIAYAKANPGKLNIASGGNGSLSHLSAELFNSMAGTQITHVPYKGAAPAVTALMGGEVSALMINIPTVTQHIASGKLRGLAVSAKTRSPQLPDLPTLDEAGLKGYDTEAWFGLFAPAKTPAAVITKLQAYTRASLADTAVQTQMRNMGAVKSDLQGAAFGTFMQQDLNKYGAIIKSANVQVD; encoded by the coding sequence ATGAAGTTTGTCCCCTCGTTGAGCCGTGTGTCGCGATCTGCCTTGTCGGTCAGCCTGACCGCGCTGTCGGTCGTTGCGGCCGCACCTGCATTCGCTGCCGACTACCCTGACCATGCGATCCGCCTGGTCGTGCCCGCGCCCCCGGGCGATGGCACCGACATTCTTGCCCGCAGCATTGGCAAGGTGCTGGGCGAGCGGCTTGGACAGAGCGTCGTGATCGAAAACCGGCCAGGCGCGGGCGGGGGCATTGCCGCCGACGCGGTGGCAAAGGCCGCGCCGGATGGCTATACGCTGATGATGGGCAATGCCAGTTCGCATGCCGTGACGCCGGGCCTGTACAAGAAGCTGTCGTGGGATCCGGTCCGGGACTTCACGCCGATCGCGCTGGTCGCCAGCGCACCGAACGTGCTGGTCGTGAACCCCAATCTGCCGGTCCGGAACATTCAGGAATTCATTGCCTACGCCAAGGCTAACCCGGGCAAGCTGAACATTGCGTCGGGCGGCAATGGCAGCCTGTCGCACCTGTCGGCCGAGTTGTTCAATTCGATGGCCGGCACGCAGATCACGCACGTGCCGTACAAGGGCGCGGCGCCTGCCGTGACGGCGTTGATGGGCGGTGAAGTGTCGGCGTTGATGATCAATATTCCGACCGTGACGCAGCACATTGCGTCGGGCAAGCTGCGCGGCCTGGCCGTCAGCGCCAAGACGCGTTCGCCGCAATTGCCGGATCTGCCGACCCTGGACGAAGCCGGTCTGAAAGGCTACGACACCGAAGCCTGGTTTGGCCTGTTTGCGCCAGCCAAGACACCGGCTGCCGTGATCACCAAGCTGCAGGCCTACACGCGCGCCTCGTTGGCCGACACGGCCGTGCAAACGCAGATGCGCAACATGGGTGCGGTCAAGTCCGATCTGCAGGGCGCCGCGTTTGGCACCTTCATGCAGCAGGACCTGAACAAGTACGGCGCCATCATCAAGTCGGCGAACGTCCAGGTCGACTGA